The following are from one region of the Tenacibaculum dicentrarchi genome:
- the trpA gene encoding tryptophan synthase subunit alpha — translation MKLLKEIFQEKKNLLSIFFTAGFPNLNDTTKIIHDLSENGVDFIEVGLPYSDPLADGTTIQDSSHRALQNGMNLDVVFEQLKSVKDTNKTPLVLMGYLNQLIKYGEDKFCQAVKDCGMKTVIFPDLPMIEYENHYKALFEKYGITNVFLITPHTSEERIRKIDALTDAFIYVVASASITGAKGEISTEQIDYFKRIEAMNLKSKLVVGFGISDNKTFTTACNYADGAIIGSAFIKDLDKNGVAGISNFVSTVINS, via the coding sequence ATGAAATTATTAAAAGAAATATTTCAAGAAAAGAAGAATTTACTTTCTATATTTTTTACAGCAGGTTTTCCAAATTTAAATGATACAACTAAAATTATACACGATTTAAGTGAAAATGGTGTTGATTTTATTGAAGTTGGTTTACCTTATTCTGACCCTTTAGCAGATGGAACTACTATACAAGATAGTAGTCATAGAGCTTTGCAAAATGGAATGAATTTAGATGTTGTTTTTGAGCAACTAAAATCAGTAAAAGACACTAATAAAACACCATTAGTTTTAATGGGATATTTGAATCAGCTTATTAAATATGGTGAGGATAAGTTTTGTCAAGCAGTAAAAGATTGCGGTATGAAAACTGTTATTTTTCCTGATTTGCCAATGATTGAATATGAAAATCATTATAAAGCGTTATTCGAAAAATACGGAATTACTAACGTATTTTTAATTACGCCTCATACATCAGAAGAACGTATTCGAAAAATTGATGCACTTACAGATGCTTTTATTTATGTAGTTGCTTCGGCATCTATTACAGGAGCAAAAGGAGAAATATCAACAGAGCAAATTGATTACTTTAAACGAATTGAGGCAATGAATTTAAAAAGTAAATTAGTGGTTGGTTTTGGTATATCAGACAACAAAACATTTACAACAGCTTGTAATTATGCCGATGGTGCAATTATTGGTTCGGCTTTTATTAAAGATTTAGATAAAAATGGCGTAGCAGGTATTTCTAATTTTGTTAGTACTGTTATCAATTCTTAA
- the recQ gene encoding DNA helicase RecQ, with protein MIQLTEKDLLVKLKTNFGYDSFRLQQKAIIENVLAKKDTLVIMPTGGGKSICFQLPALFFDGITLVISPLIALMKDQVDSLKANGIPATYYNSSQSSEEQEKVFDAIINKTVKLVYVAPESLALLQNVLNQQYISCVAIDEAHCISSWGHDFRPSYKQLSFLKKTLPEVPIVALTATADKATQEDILTQLAVPNATKYVSSFNRENISLEVRSANDRVQQIIKFINKKPNDAGIIYCLSRKATEQLASKLKQQNINAKAYHAGLAFEERAKTQEDFIKDDVQIICATVAFGMGIDKSNVRWVIHYNMPKNIEGYYQEIGRAGRDGLPAEALLFHSYSDVIQLRQFIANSSNQEVQTAKLDRMKQFSEATVCRRKILLSYFGELIEKNCGNCDVCKNPVQYFDGTIIAQKALSAIYRLREKEAMGTVVDVLRGAKNAGVLDKNYQTLKTYGIGADISWKDWQHYIIQLINQGFCQIAFHLNNNLQLTDFSKKVLFEGEKVQLTIPVEFKKEEKLSSTKGRKKSIVKDTLFERLRKLRYRIAQEEDIAAYLIFSDATLRALENERPQTDSAFLSISGVGQRKLEVYGGEFMEEIRAFIKEKKKGKKDTTLETYNLYKEGFSIDEIADKRSLKAQTIFSHLSKLYLEGKDVNLDKFIDANTIKLIANAKKVLKNEIALKPYFEFLGEKVPYEQIRIGLTILQKKG; from the coding sequence ATGATACAGCTAACAGAAAAAGATTTATTAGTAAAATTAAAAACTAATTTTGGATACGACAGTTTTCGGTTACAGCAAAAAGCAATTATTGAAAATGTTTTAGCTAAAAAAGATACCTTAGTAATAATGCCAACAGGAGGAGGGAAATCTATTTGTTTTCAGTTGCCTGCATTATTTTTTGATGGAATTACATTGGTAATATCGCCATTAATTGCATTGATGAAAGACCAAGTTGATAGCTTAAAAGCAAACGGAATACCTGCAACGTATTATAATAGTAGTCAATCATCTGAAGAACAAGAAAAGGTTTTTGATGCCATTATTAATAAAACAGTAAAATTAGTATATGTAGCTCCTGAGAGTTTAGCCTTGCTTCAAAATGTATTAAATCAGCAATATATTAGTTGTGTTGCTATTGATGAAGCACATTGTATTTCTTCTTGGGGTCATGATTTTAGACCATCGTATAAACAGTTATCTTTTCTTAAAAAAACGTTGCCAGAAGTACCTATTGTAGCCCTAACTGCAACGGCAGATAAAGCAACTCAAGAAGATATTTTAACACAATTAGCAGTGCCTAATGCTACAAAATATGTAAGTTCTTTTAATAGAGAAAATATTAGTTTAGAGGTGCGTTCGGCAAATGATAGAGTACAGCAGATTATTAAATTTATTAATAAAAAACCAAATGATGCTGGAATTATTTATTGTTTAAGTAGAAAAGCGACCGAACAATTAGCAAGTAAATTAAAGCAACAAAATATTAATGCAAAAGCATATCATGCAGGTTTAGCTTTTGAAGAACGTGCTAAAACTCAAGAAGATTTTATAAAAGATGATGTGCAAATTATTTGTGCAACGGTTGCTTTTGGAATGGGAATCGATAAATCGAATGTGCGTTGGGTAATTCATTATAATATGCCCAAAAACATTGAAGGATATTATCAGGAAATAGGTCGTGCAGGAAGAGATGGTTTGCCAGCCGAAGCGTTACTTTTTCATAGTTATTCTGATGTAATTCAGTTACGTCAATTTATAGCAAATAGTAGTAATCAAGAAGTACAAACAGCAAAATTAGACCGTATGAAACAGTTTTCGGAAGCAACTGTTTGTAGAAGGAAAATTTTGTTGAGTTATTTTGGTGAATTAATCGAGAAAAATTGCGGAAATTGTGATGTTTGTAAAAATCCAGTTCAGTATTTTGACGGAACTATTATCGCTCAAAAAGCACTTTCGGCAATTTACAGATTACGAGAAAAAGAAGCGATGGGAACTGTTGTTGATGTGTTACGAGGGGCAAAAAATGCAGGCGTTTTAGATAAGAATTATCAAACCTTAAAAACGTATGGTATTGGTGCTGATATTTCATGGAAAGATTGGCAACATTATATTATTCAGTTAATAAATCAAGGATTTTGTCAAATAGCATTTCATTTAAATAATAATTTACAATTAACCGATTTTTCTAAAAAAGTACTTTTTGAAGGTGAAAAAGTTCAATTAACAATTCCTGTTGAGTTTAAAAAAGAAGAAAAACTTAGCAGTACTAAAGGGAGAAAAAAATCAATTGTAAAAGATACTTTATTCGAGCGTTTACGAAAGTTGCGTTATCGTATTGCACAAGAAGAAGATATTGCTGCCTATTTAATTTTTAGTGATGCCACTTTACGTGCCTTAGAAAATGAACGTCCGCAAACGGATAGTGCTTTTTTAAGTATTAGTGGAGTAGGGCAACGTAAATTAGAAGTATATGGAGGTGAGTTTATGGAAGAAATTAGGGCTTTTATAAAAGAAAAAAAGAAAGGAAAAAAAGATACGACTTTAGAAACGTATAATTTATATAAAGAAGGTTTTTCTATTGATGAAATAGCTGATAAACGAAGTTTAAAAGCACAAACAATTTTTTCTCATTTATCAAAACTATATTTAGAAGGAAAAGATGTAAATTTAGATAAATTTATAGATGCAAATACTATTAAATTAATAGCAAATGCTAAAAAAGTACTTAAAAATGAAATTGCTTTAAAGCCATATTTTGAATTTTTAGGCGAAAAAGTTCCGTATGAACAAATAAGAATTGGGCTGACTATTTTGCAAAAAAAGGGGTAA